One segment of Kogia breviceps isolate mKogBre1 chromosome 14, mKogBre1 haplotype 1, whole genome shotgun sequence DNA contains the following:
- the ADIG gene encoding adipogenin has translation MKYPLVPLVNELTFSFLVFWLCLPVALLLFLLIVWLHFLLIQDSEEDDSDVCFDWEPWSEGPAKFCQKTLHSQEEERPC, from the exons ATGAAGTACCCTCTGGTACCGCTGGTGAACGAGCTGACGTTTTCTTTCCTGGTGTTCTGGCTCTGTCTGCCCGTGGCTTTGCTGTTGTTCTTGCTGATCGTCTGGCTACACTTCTTACTCATCCAAG ATTCAGAGGAAGATGACTCAGATGTTTGCTTTGATTGGGAGCCCTGGAGCGAAGGCCCCGCCAAGTTTTGCCAGAAGACACTCCATAGCCAAGAGGAGGAGAGGCCCTGCTAG